ATTATGGGAGGAAGGGAGTAATTAATAACTGAGTGATCCTGTGCTGTTGATGTGCATGCATGAATGGTGGCCGGCTGCGATGATCGCTCATCAGCATGCTGTGCGAGCGGGTCCTTGTACGTGCTGCTGTGCATGACCACGGGGTTGGGCATGGGACTCTACTCCTGCTTCTACCGGTACAAGCTGCGGAAGGCGTACGAGCTTGCGGAGAAGCCCTGCGCCGACTGTTGCGTCCACTTCTTCTGCGGGGCCTGCGCCCTCTGCCAGGAGTACCGCGAGCTCAAGAACCGGGGCTTCCACATGCACTTGGGATGGCAAGCCAACGTCGAGAGGATGGGGAAGGGGACGACCGTCGCGCCCCAA
This region of Triticum aestivum cultivar Chinese Spring chromosome 2D, IWGSC CS RefSeq v2.1, whole genome shotgun sequence genomic DNA includes:
- the LOC123048192 gene encoding cell number regulator 2, translated to MASRNVNGASWSTGLWDCCDDVGGCFLTWCFPCITFGRIAEIVDEGEIPCCASGSLYVLLCMTTGLGMGLYSCFYRYKLRKAYELAEKPCADCCVHFFCGACALCQEYRELKNRGFHMHLGWQANVERMGKGTTVAPQVDPGMTR